From Symphalangus syndactylus isolate Jambi chromosome X, NHGRI_mSymSyn1-v2.1_pri, whole genome shotgun sequence, the proteins below share one genomic window:
- the LOC129475494 gene encoding LOW QUALITY PROTEIN: large ribosomal subunit protein uL3-like (The sequence of the model RefSeq protein was modified relative to this genomic sequence to represent the inferred CDS: inserted 2 bases in 2 codons), whose translation MSHRKFSAARHGSLGFLPQKRSSRHRGKVKSXPKDDPSKLVHLTAFLGYKAGMTHIVREVDRPGSKVNKKEVVEAVTIVGTPPMVVVGIVGYVETPRGLRTFKTVFAEHISDECKRRFYKNWHKSKEKAFTKYCKKWQDEDGKKQLEKDFSSMKKYCQVIRVIAHTQMRLLPLRQXQAHLMEIQVNGGTMAEKLDWARERLEQQVPVNQVFGEDEMIDVIGVTKGKGYKGVTSRWHTKKLPRKTHRGLRKVACIGARHPARVAFSVARAGQKGYHHCTEINKKICKIGQGYLIKDGKLIENNASTDYDLSGKSINPLGGFVPYGEVTNDFVKLKGCVVGTKKRVLTLRKSLLVQTKRWALEKIDLKFIDTTSKFGHGRFQTMEEKKAFMGPVKKDRIAKEEGA comes from the exons ATGTCTCACAGAAAGTTCTCCGCTGCCAGACATGGGTCCCTTGGCTTCCTGCCTCAGAAGCGCAGCAGCAGGCATCGTGGGAAGGTGAAGA TTCCCAAGGATGACCCGTCCAAGCTGGTCCACCTCACGGCCTTCTTGGGATACAAGGCTGGCATGACTCACATCGTGCGGGAAGTCGACAGGCCAGGATCCAAGGTGAACaagaaggaggtggtggaggctGTGACCATTGTGGGGACGCCACCCATGGTGGTTGTGGGCATTGTGGGCTACGTGGAAACCCCTCGAGGCCTCCGGACCTTCAAGACCGTCTTCGCTGAGCACATCAGTGATGAATGCAAGAGGCGTTTCTATAAGAATTGGCATAAATCTAAGGAGAAGGCCTTTACCAAGTACTGCAAGAAATGGCAGGATGAGGATGGCAAGAAGCAGCTGGAGAAGGACTTCAGCAGCATGAAGAAGTACTGCCAAGTCATCCGTGTCATTGCCCACACCCAGATGCGCCTGCTTCCTCTGCGCC AACAGGCCCACCTGATGGAGATCCAGGTGAATGGAGGCACCATGGCCGAGAAGCTGGACTGGGCCCGTGAGAGGCTCGAGCAGCAGGTACCTGTGAACCAAGTGTTTGGGGAGGATGAGATGATCGACGTCATCGGGGTGACCAAGGGCAAAGGCTACAAAGGGGTCACCAGTCGTTGGCACACCAAGAAGCTGCCCCGCAAGACCCACCGAGGCCTGCGCAAGGTGGCCTGTATTGGGGCACGGCATCCTGCTCGTGTAGCCTTCTCTGTGGCACGTGCTGGGCAGAAAGGCTACCATCACTGCACTGAGATCAACAAGAAGATCTGTAAGATTGGCCAGGGCTACCTTATCAAGGACGGCAAGTTGATCGAGAACAATGCCTCCACTGACTATGACCTGTCTGGCAAGAGCATCAACCCTCTGGGTGGCTTTGTCCCCTATGGTGAAGTGACCAATGACTTTGTCAAGCTGAAAGGCTGTGTGGTGGGAACCAAGAAACGGGTGCTCACCCTCCGCAAGTCCTTGCTGGTGCAGACGAAGCGGTGGGCTCTGGAGAAGATTGACCTTAAGTTCATTGACACCACCTCCAAGTTTGGCCATGGCCGCTTCCAGACCATGGAGGAGAAGAAAGCATTCATGGGACCAGTCAAGAAAGACCGAATTGCAAAGGAAGAAGGAGCTTAA